The nucleotide window CAACGATTTCCTGCCAGAGTCCATGGACGTGGCCAAGGACATAAATTTCCTGTCTAACGAGTTCAACATCACCAGTGGCTCCACCGCCCAGATACTGGTCAAGGGTGAGCTAACTGACCCATCATCGATAATCGCCATGGACGATGTTGAAGGCGTCCTTCACCACGGAGAGAACGCAGACGTGTCCTCTTTCCTCTCGGTGATGTACGATTTCGCCACCAATTCTACCGGTCCTGGTTATGTGGACCCGAACTACAACGAAACGTTCGCCATGATGTATGACGGGGTCTTCGAAAGTTCCGATGGTACCGCCCATATCCGTTCGTTGGCAACTGTTACGGAGGTCAACGCCCTGGTCGGGATGATGTATATGGGTGAAGGGTCGGCAGCGTCCATGGCCCAGGTACTGGTCCCCAGCGATGAAGGGTACACGTCGGTCATAACGGTCAACCTAGATCCTAACCTGGGAGGCGTACAGATCGAGCAGCTCAACGAGGACCTTAAAGTTGCCGTGCAGCCCATGAAGGATGCTGGATTGACCACGGTGGTCACCGGCGAGATCATACTGACCCAGATGGTAATGAAGGAGCTCAATACCAGCCAGACCCAGTCCTTGATAACCACTTTGGTGGCATCATTGCTCATAATGACCCTGGTCATGTGGATACTCCGACGTTCCTTCGTATTGGGCACACTGGCCACAATACCGGTGGCGCTCTGTGTCGTCTGGATGTGGGGCACCATGTACGCTGTGGGCATTCCCATGAACGTCATGACCCTGATGATCGCCTCCCTGACCGTCGGAATGGGAGTGACCTACGGCATACACGTCACCCACCGTTTCGTTGAGGAGATCCACGCGCACGAGGACATCGAGATGGCCGTCGACAACGCTGTGGGCAAGACCGGCGTGTCCCTGTTGGGCGCAGCGATGACCACGGTGGTAGGGTTCGGCATAATCGCCTTCTCCATACTCCCTCCGATACAGGAGTTCGGTATGATCACCGCCATCGCCATCACCTACAGTTTTGTGGCATCGGTGTTCGTGCTCCCGGCCTTCCTGGTGATATGGGCGAAGGCCAGGGCCAAGCGTATGGCGGCCTGAAACCCCTTCACAATACCTTTTTCGCCCGAGGTCCCGGGCATCTATTTTTCTCCATATCCTTGATTATCACCGCGGTTCATGACATATCATGTACTCCTCGGTGCTAGTGACCGTACCGAACATGGTCACAGCGAAAAAGATAGGCCGCTCACTTGTGGAACGAAGGTTAGCGGCATGTGTGAACTATTGGACGGTCGATTCCACCTACCGCTGGAAGGGAAAGATCGTGGAGGATGGCGAGGTGGCCATGCTTTTCAAGGTGGCAGAGGAACGCTACAAGGAGCTAGAGCGTACCGTTCTGGAAATGCACCCCTATGAAGTGCCATGCATCGTCCGATACCGCATCGCCGACGGTCATATGCCGTATCTCGATTGGATCAAGGAAAGCACCTGTGTGGAGTAATCAATATTTTCAATAAACTGAATGCAAATCGAACCATTTAATAAGCGAGACGCATTTTTCCCAGGTGTTCCATGAACACTAATGAGGGCGTCAATCATTCATACTCTCTTTTCCTGGACCTTTTGAGAACGCTGCAGAAGGCCGAGGATGAGGAATCGGCCATTCGCGCGGTCTTGGATATGGTGGCCGGTACATTCCATCCTGAGAAGATATGTTATGTCCCCGAGGGAGGGCCGCGCAATGGTGTCTATGGGGATTGCGGTATCTGGACCGCCGAGACGCGCCTGCTTCCCGACCAGGTGATCAAGCTCCTGCCCTCAAAGAAAGGCTTCGTTCTATCGTTGAAAAGTAATGGAAAACGCATCGGATTGTTGATAATGGATGGAGCCAGCGATCCCAGTCGCATGAACTCCATGATCCCTCTGGTTATGACCATCCAGGATGCTTTGGATATGGCGCTGTCCAATATCCGTCATACACAGGAGCTCAACGAATCCCAGGCCCAGCTGTCGCAGTTGTCCGAATCGCTGGGAGTGGCCAACAAGATCCTGCGCCACGATATCGCCAACGAGCTTATGGTGATCAACTCCTCCCTGGAGCTTTACAAGATCAACAACCGGGAACGCGATATATTGCGGGCCCATGCATCGCTTCAGCGCATGCAGAGCATCATCTCCCAGATGAGGGACCTGGACAATTTCCTGCTCTCCCGCAGCGACATGACCGTCACCAGTTTGGCCAATATCGTCGGTAAGGTGCTTCCGTCGTTGGACATGCCCTTTACTTTGCGGGGCGAGGCCATGGTATTGGCTGACCCAGCGCTGGTGGCGATCATCGAGAACCTGGTGCGAAATGCCAAGAAACACGGACATGCCAAATCACTGGAGTTCTCCATCCATCAGGATGGGGGGAAGGTCAGGTTGGTCGTTCGTGACGATGGCATCGGCATACCTCCCGATCAATTAGATCGCATTTTCATGGAAGGGGTGGCATACGGGGAGAGCAAAGGCACTGGCCTCGGACTATACCTCGTCAGGAGGACCATGGAACGCTACGGGGGCAGCATCTCTGTATCTAATGATCATCGCGGCGGCGCTCGCTTCGAGCTGACCTTCCGCGTCGCCGATCACCAATGATCCATGGTGGCATAATAATATTATTACAGATAACAAGCGCGCCCCTGAGCACTTGAAGATCACTCCTCACCGATACGTTTGGAAAAAGCTCACCTATTCGTGGAACACGATGTTGCAATGGTCAACGACCACGCTGTCGTTGTGCACTTTGCCATTGCCCTTCTTCTTTTCCTTTTCGCAGGCATCCTTGAGCTGCATTATCTCTCCGGACGGGAAGTTCACCACACCCTTTGCGAAGGTCCCTAGGCGAACCACGTCCCCCTCCTTGAACCGGCCTTCGACG belongs to Methanomassiliicoccales archaeon and includes:
- a CDS encoding MMPL family transporter: NDFLPESMDVAKDINFLSNEFNITSGSTAQILVKGELTDPSSIIAMDDVEGVLHHGENADVSSFLSVMYDFATNSTGPGYVDPNYNETFAMMYDGVFESSDGTAHIRSLATVTEVNALVGMMYMGEGSAASMAQVLVPSDEGYTSVITVNLDPNLGGVQIEQLNEDLKVAVQPMKDAGLTTVVTGEIILTQMVMKELNTSQTQSLITTLVASLLIMTLVMWILRRSFVLGTLATIPVALCVVWMWGTMYAVGIPMNVMTLMIASLTVGMGVTYGIHVTHRFVEEIHAHEDIEMAVDNAVGKTGVSLLGAAMTTVVGFGIIAFSILPPIQEFGMITAIAITYSFVASVFVLPAFLVIWAKARAKRMAA
- the cutA gene encoding divalent-cation tolerance protein CutA; its protein translation is MYSSVLVTVPNMVTAKKIGRSLVERRLAACVNYWTVDSTYRWKGKIVEDGEVAMLFKVAEERYKELERTVLEMHPYEVPCIVRYRIADGHMPYLDWIKESTCVE
- a CDS encoding HAMP domain-containing sensor histidine kinase, with amino-acid sequence MNTNEGVNHSYSLFLDLLRTLQKAEDEESAIRAVLDMVAGTFHPEKICYVPEGGPRNGVYGDCGIWTAETRLLPDQVIKLLPSKKGFVLSLKSNGKRIGLLIMDGASDPSRMNSMIPLVMTIQDALDMALSNIRHTQELNESQAQLSQLSESLGVANKILRHDIANELMVINSSLELYKINNRERDILRAHASLQRMQSIISQMRDLDNFLLSRSDMTVTSLANIVGKVLPSLDMPFTLRGEAMVLADPALVAIIENLVRNAKKHGHAKSLEFSIHQDGGKVRLVVRDDGIGIPPDQLDRIFMEGVAYGESKGTGLGLYLVRRTMERYGGSISVSNDHRGGARFELTFRVADHQ